One segment of Mastomys coucha isolate ucsf_1 unplaced genomic scaffold, UCSF_Mcou_1 pScaffold23, whole genome shotgun sequence DNA contains the following:
- the LOC116072766 gene encoding baculoviral IAP repeat-containing protein 3 isoform X2: MNMIQDSAFQAKLMKSADTFELKYNFSCELYRLSTYSAFPRGVPVSERSLARAGFYYTGVNDKVKCFCCGLMLDNWKQGDSPIEKHRKLYPSCSFVQTLNPANSLEASPQPSLPPTEMSTMPSCSASSENTGYFSGSYSSFPSDPVNFRANQDCLALSTSPYRFAMNTEKARLLTYQTWPLSFLSPAELAKAGFYYIGPGDRVACFACDGKLSNWDCKDDAMSEHRRHFPSCPFLKDLGQSASRYTVSNLSLQTHGARVRTFSDWPSSAPVHPQELASAGFYYTGHSDDVKCFCCDGGLRCWESGDDPWVEHAKWFPRCEYLIRIKGQEFVSQVQASYPHLLEQLLSTSDSPEDENAEGAIVHFGPGESSEDVIMMSTPVVKAALEMGFSRSLVRQMVQRQILATGENYRTVSDLVIGLLDAEDEMREEQTEQAAEEEESVQPDIRSLPAGDIAALPMEEQLRKLLEERMCKVCMDREVSIVFIPCGHLVVCKDCAPSLRKCPICRGTIKGTVRTFLS; encoded by the exons ATGAACATGATTCAAGACAGCGCCTTCCAGGCCAAGCTCATGAAGAGTGCTGACACCTTTGAGTTGAAGTACAACTTCTCATGTGAGCTGTACCGATTGTCCACATATTCAGCTTTTCCCAGGGGAGTTCCTGTCTCAGAAAGGAGTCTGGCTCGTGCTGGCTTTTACTACACTGGTGTCAATGACAAGGTCAAGTGCTTCTGCTGTGGCCTGATGCTGGACAACTGGAAACAAGGGGACAGTCCCATTGAGAAGCACAGAAAGCTGTATCCCAGCTGCAGCTTTGTACAGACTCTGAATCCAGCCAACAGTCTGGAAGCTAGCCCtcagccttctcttcctcccacagAGATGAGCACCATGCCTTCATGCTCTGCAAGTTCCGAGAACACTGGCTACTTCAGTGGCTCTTACTCAAGCTTTCCCTCAGACCCTGTGAACTTCCGAGCAAATCAAGATTGTCTTGCTTTGAGCACAAGTCCCTACCGCTTTGCAATGAACACAGAGAAGGCCAGATTACTCACTTATCAAACATGGCCATTGTCTTTTCTGTCACCAGCAGAGCTGGCCAAAGCAGGCTTCTACTACATAGGACCTGGAGATAGAGTGGCCTGCTTTGCCTGTGATGGGAAACTGAGCAACTGGGACTGTAAGGATGATGCCATGTCAGAGCACCGCAGGCATTTCCCCAGCTGCCCGTTCTTAAAAGACCTGGGTCAGTCTGCTTCGAGATATACTGTCTCTAACCTGAGCCTGCAGACGCATGGAGCCCGTGTTAGAACATTCTCTGACTGGCCTTCTAGTGCTCCTGTTCATCCCCAGGAACTTGCAAGCGCAGGCTTCTATTATACAG GACACAGTGATGACGTCAAGTGCTTTTGCTGTGATGGTGGGctgaggtgctgggaatctggAGATGACCCCTGGGTGGAACATGCCAAGTGGTTTCCAAG GTGTGAGTACTTGATCAGAATCAAAGGCCAAGAGTTTGTCAGCCAAGTTCAAGCCAGTTACCCTCATCTACTTGAGCAG CTATTATCTACGTCAGACTCCCCAGAAGATGAGAATGCAGAAGGAGCAA TTGTGCATTTCGGCCCTGGAGAAAGTTCGGAAGATGTCATCATGATGAGCACGCCTGTGGTTAAAGCGGCCTTGGAAATGGGCTTCAGTAGGAGTCTGGTGAGACAGATGGTTCAACGTCAGATCCTGGCCACTGGTGAGAACTACAGGACGGTCAGTGACCTCGTGATAGGCTTACTTGATGCAGAAGACGAGATGAGAGAGGAGCAGACGGAGCAGGCGGCCGAGGAGGAGGAGTCAG tgcaaCCGGACATTAGGAGTCTTCCCGCAGGTGACATTGCAG CTCTACCGATGGAAGAACAGTTGCGGAAACTCCTGGAAGAGAGAATGTGTAAAGTGTGTATGGACCGAGAGGTGTCCATTGTGTTCATTCCCTGTGGCCATCTGGTCGTGTGCAAAGACTGTGCACCCTCTCTGAGGAAGTGTCCCATCTGCAGAGGGACCATCAAGGGCACAGTACGCACATTTCTCTCCTGA
- the LOC116072766 gene encoding baculoviral IAP repeat-containing protein 3 isoform X1, producing the protein MNMIQDSAFQAKLMKSADTFELKYNFSCELYRLSTYSAFPRGVPVSERSLARAGFYYTGVNDKVKCFCCGLMLDNWKQGDSPIEKHRKLYPSCSFVQTLNPANSLEASPQPSLPPTEMSTMPSCSASSENTGYFSGSYSSFPSDPVNFRANQDCLALSTSPYRFAMNTEKARLLTYQTWPLSFLSPAELAKAGFYYIGPGDRVACFACDGKLSNWDCKDDAMSEHRRHFPSCPFLKDLGQSASRYTVSNLSLQTHGARVRTFSDWPSSAPVHPQELASAGFYYTGHSDDVKCFCCDGGLRCWESGDDPWVEHAKWFPRCEYLIRIKGQEFVSQVQASYPHLLEQLLSTSDSPEDENAEGAIVHFGPGESSEDVIMMSTPVVKAALEMGFSRSLVRQMVQRQILATGENYRTVSDLVIGLLDAEDEMREEQTEQAAEEEESDDLALIRKNKMVLLQHLACVTAMLDCLLSVRAITEQEYSAVKQQPHTLQARTLIDTVLAKGNTTVTSFRNSLQEIDLGLYRDIFVQPDIRSLPAGDIAALPMEEQLRKLLEERMCKVCMDREVSIVFIPCGHLVVCKDCAPSLRKCPICRGTIKGTVRTFLS; encoded by the exons ATGAACATGATTCAAGACAGCGCCTTCCAGGCCAAGCTCATGAAGAGTGCTGACACCTTTGAGTTGAAGTACAACTTCTCATGTGAGCTGTACCGATTGTCCACATATTCAGCTTTTCCCAGGGGAGTTCCTGTCTCAGAAAGGAGTCTGGCTCGTGCTGGCTTTTACTACACTGGTGTCAATGACAAGGTCAAGTGCTTCTGCTGTGGCCTGATGCTGGACAACTGGAAACAAGGGGACAGTCCCATTGAGAAGCACAGAAAGCTGTATCCCAGCTGCAGCTTTGTACAGACTCTGAATCCAGCCAACAGTCTGGAAGCTAGCCCtcagccttctcttcctcccacagAGATGAGCACCATGCCTTCATGCTCTGCAAGTTCCGAGAACACTGGCTACTTCAGTGGCTCTTACTCAAGCTTTCCCTCAGACCCTGTGAACTTCCGAGCAAATCAAGATTGTCTTGCTTTGAGCACAAGTCCCTACCGCTTTGCAATGAACACAGAGAAGGCCAGATTACTCACTTATCAAACATGGCCATTGTCTTTTCTGTCACCAGCAGAGCTGGCCAAAGCAGGCTTCTACTACATAGGACCTGGAGATAGAGTGGCCTGCTTTGCCTGTGATGGGAAACTGAGCAACTGGGACTGTAAGGATGATGCCATGTCAGAGCACCGCAGGCATTTCCCCAGCTGCCCGTTCTTAAAAGACCTGGGTCAGTCTGCTTCGAGATATACTGTCTCTAACCTGAGCCTGCAGACGCATGGAGCCCGTGTTAGAACATTCTCTGACTGGCCTTCTAGTGCTCCTGTTCATCCCCAGGAACTTGCAAGCGCAGGCTTCTATTATACAG GACACAGTGATGACGTCAAGTGCTTTTGCTGTGATGGTGGGctgaggtgctgggaatctggAGATGACCCCTGGGTGGAACATGCCAAGTGGTTTCCAAG GTGTGAGTACTTGATCAGAATCAAAGGCCAAGAGTTTGTCAGCCAAGTTCAAGCCAGTTACCCTCATCTACTTGAGCAG CTATTATCTACGTCAGACTCCCCAGAAGATGAGAATGCAGAAGGAGCAA TTGTGCATTTCGGCCCTGGAGAAAGTTCGGAAGATGTCATCATGATGAGCACGCCTGTGGTTAAAGCGGCCTTGGAAATGGGCTTCAGTAGGAGTCTGGTGAGACAGATGGTTCAACGTCAGATCCTGGCCACTGGTGAGAACTACAGGACGGTCAGTGACCTCGTGATAGGCTTACTTGATGCAGAAGACGAGATGAGAGAGGAGCAGACGGAGCAGGCGGCCGAGGAGGAGGAGTCAG ATGATCTAGCATTAATCCGGAAGAACAAAATGGTGCTTCTTCAACATTTGGCGTGTGTGACAGCAATGCTGGATTGCCTCCTAAGTGTAAGAGCCATCACTGAGCAGGAGTACAGTGCTGTGAAACAGCAACCACACACCTTGCAGGCAAGAACACTGATTGATACTGTGCTAGCAAAAGGAAACACCACAGTGACCTCATTCAGAAACTCCCTTCAGGAAATCGACCTTGGGTTATACAGAGATATATTTG tgcaaCCGGACATTAGGAGTCTTCCCGCAGGTGACATTGCAG CTCTACCGATGGAAGAACAGTTGCGGAAACTCCTGGAAGAGAGAATGTGTAAAGTGTGTATGGACCGAGAGGTGTCCATTGTGTTCATTCCCTGTGGCCATCTGGTCGTGTGCAAAGACTGTGCACCCTCTCTGAGGAAGTGTCCCATCTGCAGAGGGACCATCAAGGGCACAGTACGCACATTTCTCTCCTGA